The region tacaaataaaattgagtgggtcaggcttgggagcctggtgagcatatagggttttcaacccacaataaataaattatatttaatttcaccaaccaatcactatcccgattacccattcccgttatcctcactttacgtccctaaaacaacaactatctcaagggacctaatctaggattttcatcgggacggacatcactgcgaaggggtttcctcaacaatagatatcctaaaggcaaccatgagggggatagagtacaccggtgaacacatcgttcacaacacctacaggttatgaacctgctagcgttccactggactgtctagaaagagtctgtggtcgttatccatactccgctgaataactagatcaacaacaacaacaacatcgaggcctctcatctgtttattacacaccaactatctacccatgttctacccaacatattagtagataaaaatatatatttttatacgtagtttaaaacctgtatatcattttcattcaatatatattccacataacagatgaggcataccacataacacttattccatagaaaacaattcagatctatgagatagaataaagtgaatatccattcacgcatacaatcacaaaatatacacataacaagtatatcatataaattacttcatagttactcgttagaagaaagtagctataccctcacacctataaaccacaatttacttaatacactcaaaccgcacttgtattattatcgtgtttatgaaaggtagtatacactcacttgatcagaagacgatcggacagcactacgacttgcagaagtagtaatccacagcagatctggaagatctcctcaaaaatcgaacttctcgcgggcagagcttcggctcaggaaccgcacttctcgggatcttcgggatctcgggacttgcctcggggctagagtatgataccggggcttcggggtggctTCGGGGGTAAAAATGCAGAACTTCGGCAcaaagatgagaagaaatgagcaaataaaccctgaaccctcgcatcctatttatagtgaaaatatctgatgtactcgccgagtaggggacacctactcgctgagttggtccatactcgccgagtaggggacacctactcgccgagttggtccatgtggcggctttctggtggtgccacgtgtcaaattccgggtggtgccacgtcacccctatcgcgtgttagccttcgaacttagaaaaatcataactttcgcatacgagctccgtttttgacgttctttatatccacgcgtagctaaaatcaagatctacaactttcgtttagactccgtcggctaaatcttgaccgatctcaaatttaacagtaggaggcgtttagactgttaaatgaccgcgaagaattcgtaactccttcatacgaactccgttttcgtccatatttttaccgttgagttcctattaatgagaccttcaactctcatttaggtcgcgtaagccaaaaaccggtcgaactaaaattcgagttttgggtcgtgcactgctaagccgaatcttagaaaaatcataacttcctcatacgaagtcagatttgggcgttctttttattgacgctcttatcttaacatattctacaacttttgtttagattgataaggctaaatctcgctctatcttaaattcactatttacgcttcccggtgccgtgccggttttgccgtaaaacttcgacaggtcataacttcttcgttatgactcggatttcggcattctttatatcttcggaatccttgtttcgaccaatacaactttatccaatgatatcaagtttattttaaacttaaatttcgacgcttatttttattcttaattaatcaacccacataattaagcaattaagcacaaaacacataatactcaaataatacattattatcatttcaaattgggttacaaaggttaacctagactattacattgctaaaaatggcaagcccggaaacacaggcgttacaattatcccaTTTATTATCTTTGCCTTCCTACTGTCCTCCAAGGCTTGAACGAGGTTTGGGTAATTGTGATACTGTTAGACCACCATTAGAACATGAATCTTGCTCACTAGATTTTCGACCATCGttggattttaaaatttttgatgtTGCTTGGATCTTTATCGCCTTAGGCTTAAGGGAGTGGCCTCGCCATCCCTCTCGTTACAACCATCGCCATGAGTTTCTATAGCACCCCCTATGACTCAACAGGAGACTCGCTAGCAATGGCTCGTTACACCCACAACgagaagagagaggagagaaggaggGAATGTGACTTCTGATTGGtcctttttctttatttcttcttttgattttttcttttttaaaaattcAAGCCGTTTCATTGGTCCTTTTTTATttggtttattatttttttttttctaaatctaAATGTATATGTGATTAAGATAAAAGCTTAGGTGGAagttaaaataaaatatgatatgaCAATATGTTTAGCATGTACTAGGAGTGTTACTACTCCTAATAAGTAGTTTTCTTTTGATTTTATAGAAAACTACTAAGCATCAAACTAAATACTATATAATCATATTTCTCATATTGAACTTGAGGTCTCACCAtcaataaaaacataataaattacATAAAAGGTCTCTCATTATGATATTTGAACCACATTTTTACCCTTGTaccgtttatttttttttattttattttacatattatttatttatttaaatattaaatagaaAGGTCACGCCAAGCCTACTCCTATGGTCAACATTACcttctttattatatttgtcttcCTACTGACCTCCTAAGGCTTGAACTAGGTTTGGGTTTCTGTGATGCTATCAACCCACCATTGGAACATGGATCCTGCTCATTGAATTTTCGACCACTGttggattttgaaaattttgatgttGCTTGGATCTTTATGGCCTTATGCCGTTGATAGCCTTTCCTTGTTGCATAGTAGGCTTGCATTTTCTCAAAACCTTTCCTTCAATCTCTTCTTTAGACTGCACTTGTAACAtggaaaaagaaaaatgaaaactcAAATTGTTCCAAATTTGCAATCATCTTCATTATGTTTAAATAATTTTATCTAATGAGAACACATGTAAACCCTTAATATAACTAatgttgtagaactcgttacttggtacctgttcggccgactaccgagtagcgagtattCAGGAGTACTCGAGGAGTACCttggattcggtaattcatgtaaaatatttttagggaacttatatatgtcaaaatcataagttaaaatcttaagttgattgaaatatataacaaaattttatatatatatatatatatatatatatatatatatatatatatatatatatatatatatatatatatgtgaatacacaaaaactaaaaaacacATAATAGTCGCACTTCATGAATAATAACtgaaaaataaagatatatatatatatatatatatatatatatatatatatatatatagtaataatcacatgcgtgtgtgttaaataataaatcgttAAGTACATTATACATATTAATTACTGAGTTGATCGGGTTTTACAACACTGCTCAGTTTAGTAAGGAGCCGATCAGGGAGTACTCGGGATTTTGTAGCACGCCTTGGTAAGGAGCTGAGTAGCGAGTATTTGGAGGTGTAGTcggctaactcggcgagttttacaacactgctaatgaccaaaaaccataaaaatggACTTGAAAGTTAGCGATTTCTCGACGAGTTCATTTGGTTCCACTGTTAATGGAATCCTTATTGTAATGAGTGATTTCATTTTTCTATTCTAGGTTTATGTAACCGTGGGTTTTCGATGATAGTTATGATTTTGGTTTCCCTTGATTTAATTTAGAGAAATTGCAAATTTAACCAATTTTGCTAATTAATTTGCAGTTAATAGCCAAAAAAACTCAAGGTTACAAAAATAACCACTAAAGTCGCAGATGGGTTAAGCCTATCTACAATTTGACCTTCCTATCTGCGAACGTACAAGTTGCTAATGCATGGTTGTGCATCGggacttgtacattcgcagatggatTAGTTCATCTACTACCACCTGCTATTTTGCCTTTTTTTCAAGGTATAAATAccttaaaaaaaatgaaacactCATTTTTCTTGACTTTTATTGGAGAAAACTCTTTCTAGGGAGCTATAGAAATAATAATCCATACTAAAATAATTGAAATAGTAATAATTGATGTAATTAGCTATATTTCAACATAACGAGATATATATACAATtgtaatatgtcatcaacatgaTGAATGCATAAAAATTATCTGTGAATATATGTCATTTTTTTAATAACAGTCTTATTAAACTATAAcaaacaaaatacaaaaaattaaTTCTTTCCCGTCCATACCAGCAGCTCCCATTTTCTCCCTCCATCTCATGGATGTCATGTTAAGGGTCATAGAAGTTGTCCTCTTATTTAATCTTTGGCAAATATTCACACAAACAGTCTCGTCTGATTTAAGCTTTTGCAAATAATACAATAAGCATATATAATGATCTTGATAGACATACAATTCCTTACATTCGGGTTTCTACTAGCTATTGAGCTATAGTTAATGTGCATTcaatattttgtaacttgaaaaaaaaagtaaaaaaaaaatctagaaaTACAAATATGTATAATGTATACACTTAATAACCGCCTAAGAGAGAGTGTTCCCCACCAAAAATCTAGAAAAATAACtgttacaaattttttttttaaggtTTTTATACCTTGAAAAAGGCAAAATCGCAGTCCATCTACAAACGTACAATTCACTGATGTCCAACCATATTTTAGCAACTTGTATATTCGTAAATAAAAATGTCAAATTGCAGATGAACTTAATTCACTTGCGATTTTAGTGACTATTTTTGTACCGTTGGGATTTTTTTGCTATTATCTGCAAAGTTAACAAAAATTGCTAAATTTACAATTTTCTCTTTAATTTATCTGTTAAAGGAATCTTCAATTGATTTGATTTCCCTGCCAATGCTAACGTTTATTTACATTTTATAGtaacatttcataaaataaataaatgacatTAGAAGAGAATAGTTATTATATGTGGTAATGTGGATCAAAGACCAAGACTAAAACCGCATgaaaataaaaccatttgaacCAAAATTGATGATTGACTATGTAATAAGAACCATTTttataatttactctaaattcTACGACAAAACTCCTTCAGTCAAATTTGCATCAACCAAATTCGTACGAGATAAGTGTAATATGTCATCAATACCAAATTCATTTACTTTTCTAGAAACTTTGAATATGATTCATCATGTAACAATTTTTATAATTATCTAGAAAGAGCAACGAAAATTGAAAAATGGAAAAGCCAAGTCTTCAGTCTTCACCATTTTACACGTAAGCCAACGTAGTCAATGAGCACTAACTTTTTACCAACTATAAAACTAAAATCAAAATCCGCCATTGGAGCATACACCACCATCTTCAACAATGGAAGTATCTTATCTATATGTTTCCTTTTTACTACTTCTAGGTTCCTACCTCTTCACATCCCTCTTTCGTCGAAAATTCTCCAACCTCCCGCCCACTGTCTTCCCGTCACTCCCCGTAATCGGCCACCTCTACCTTCTGAAACCACCACTGTACAGAACCTTGGCAAAAATCTCCGACAAATATGGCCCCATTGTCCGCCTCCAATTGGGCTTCCGCCCTGTCGTAGTGATCTCCTCCCCTTCCCTGGTCGAAGAATGCTTCACCAAGAATGACGTCATCCTCGCCAACCGCCCTCGGATGCTATTCGGGAAGATCATCGGTGTCAACTACACTAGTTTAGCCTGGGCGCCCTACGGCGACAACTGGCGCAACCTCCGCCGCATAGCATCCATCGAGATCCTATCAATCCATCGTCTGAACGAATTCCACGATATACGAGCCGAAGAAGGAAGGTCGCTGATCCGTAAGCTAGCGTCCAGTTCTTCTCCGGTGACTATGAAAAATTTATTCTATGAGTTGACTTTGAATGTGATGATGAGGATGATCGCCGGGAAGAGGTATTTCGGTGGTGATAATCCGGTGTTGGAGCAAGAAGGAATACGATTCAGGGAAATGCTACACGAAACCTTTATACTCGCAGGAGCTTCCAACGTCGGAGATTACTTGCCAATTTTAAGTTGGTTTGGAGTGAAGGGACTGGAGAAGAGGTTGATCGCGTTGCAGGAGAAAAGGGATGTTTTCTTTCAAGGAATTATCGATGAACTTCGCAAATCAAAAGGAAGTGATCAAACCGGAAACAAAAGGAAGACAATGATCGAAGTATTGTTATCACTACAAGAATCCGATCCCGAATACTACACTGATGCATTGATCCGAAGCTTTGTGCTTGTAAGATCAATATAATTTATCAGATAACTATCGTTTCTTGTTTCTTGATTTCTTAGAAATCTGATTATCGTACCTTTCTGTGATCAGGTTTTATTAGCAGCTGGGAGTGATACTTCAGCGGGAACCATGGAATGGACCATGTCCCTTCTACTAAACCACCCAGAAGTTCTAAAAAAGGCACAAAAAGAGATCGATCATGTTGTGGGAAATGATCGTCTTGTTGATGAATCAGACATATCAAATCTACCTTACCTTCGTTGTATCATAAACGAGACCCTTCGACTGAAACCTCCAGGCCCTTTACTAGTTCCACACGAAGCATCAGAGGATTGTGTGATCGGAGGGTTTAACATCCCCGGTGGGACGATGGTGCTGGTGAATCAATGGGCGATACATCATGACCCGAAGGTCTGGGCCGACCCGGAAACGTACAACCCGGAAAGATTTGAAGGTGTGGAAGGGACAAGAGATGGGTTTAAGCTGCTGCCGTTTGGGTATGGAAGGCGGAGTTGTCCGGGGGAAGGGTTGGCTGTTCGTGTTCTTGGGATGACTTTGGGGACGATGATTCAGTGCTTTGATTGGGAAAGGATTAGTGAAGAAATGGTGGATATGAGTGAAGCTCCTGGGCTTACGATGCCGAAGGCTGTTCCATTAGTCGCCAAATGTAAACCACGTCTACAGATGGAGAATCTGTTGTCGCAGTTGTAATTAAGTGGATTGTTTATTGCTTCGACACTTTTTCACATACTTTGATACTTATGAGTTATGATCTGCCTTCATGTTACTTTCAACCGGTGGAGTGGGTTTGGATCATATTTTATTATTCGTTTATTCGTTAAAGATCCATACCCGTTAATCACTATCGATATGATTTGTTTATGACCTATCCTAtctagaattttaaaaaataaatttattatttataagttatagATTTATCAATCACCGATACATTGTTTAGTACAGAACGCGAGGAGTTTGATCGTTCAATTTCCACTTCCCATATCTTAATGGTTGAGTTTCAGTCGACTCTCAATGCAAATAGTACAGATTTAGATATGTTAGGGGCACTAAAAATATATCGAATAGTTTTTTTTCAAGTCGGGTCAAAattgtattaattatatgttggGTAATCTTGATGCTTTAAGTCATGTTAATTGGGCTCTTTTGATGGTCATCGTGTAGGGTTTTAGTCGATTTATTTAGTTTTGGATTTGGTCATATGATGGCCAAGTCGAAGGAGAATAATATGGCTTAGTTGCCATTTTCATTGGAACACATACACCtacaagtttttagtttttttccgTTTGTTTTTTAGCTATAAATAGGAGACTTTGTAATCTACTTTATGTATGGAATAATGTAGAAAATTTTCCAATAACTTTTTGTTTCTCCTTTGTGTGCAAATAAAgttaagtgttttttttttattccaCTGGGTGTAAGATCTATAGCACTAGAGAGAGGGCCTGATTTCCAACATTATATATGCATGAAACCTAAATTTATTGTTgacaaaacacatgaaatcatTGTCCACAAAACACAATAGCTTAATGGTGCATTCTGAATTATTGTTCACAAATCAACCTAGATTAAATGGTGTTTTCCTTTTATAGAATCTTTCCATTTCTGTCCAAAATGAAAAATCGACGCAATAAAAACTAATCAACTAAGTTGTTAA is a window of Lactuca sativa cultivar Salinas chromosome 1, Lsat_Salinas_v11, whole genome shotgun sequence DNA encoding:
- the LOC128132607 gene encoding cytochrome P450 81Q32-like is translated as MEVSYLYVSFLLLLGSYLFTSLFRRKFSNLPPTVFPSLPVIGHLYLLKPPLYRTLAKISDKYGPIVRLQLGFRPVVVISSPSLVEECFTKNDVILANRPRMLFGKIIGVNYTSLAWAPYGDNWRNLRRIASIEILSIHRLNEFHDIRAEEGRSLIRKLASSSSPVTMKNLFYELTLNVMMRMIAGKRYFGGDNPVLEQEGIRFREMLHETFILAGASNVGDYLPILSWFGVKGLEKRLIALQEKRDVFFQGIIDELRKSKGSDQTGNKRKTMIEVLLSLQESDPEYYTDALIRSFVLVLLAAGSDTSAGTMEWTMSLLLNHPEVLKKAQKEIDHVVGNDRLVDESDISNLPYLRCIINETLRLKPPGPLLVPHEASEDCVIGGFNIPGGTMVLVNQWAIHHDPKVWADPETYNPERFEGVEGTRDGFKLLPFGYGRRSCPGEGLAVRVLGMTLGTMIQCFDWERISEEMVDMSEAPGLTMPKAVPLVAKCKPRLQMENLLSQL